A section of the Canis lupus baileyi chromosome 5, mCanLup2.hap1, whole genome shotgun sequence genome encodes:
- the MTPAP gene encoding poly(A) RNA polymerase, mitochondrial yields MAARRVGMLARLLLCAQRSQVLRPTHRLLSCPGTVAADVKREEQSSRSVETDSEGRTPKKKFSELQKERREQAQRTVLIHCPNKISEKKFLKYLSQHGPINNHFFYESFGLYAVVEFCQKESVTSLQNITRTPSMDTEAAIPFKSRFFNLKMKNPSSQTSEQSCIQCSNHSPPSSKKLSELLCYAESIDDQLNTLLKEFQLTEEDIKLRYLTCSLIEDIAAAYFLDCTVRPFGSSVNSFGKLGCDLDMFLDLDEIGKLNTNKTSGNFLMEFQVKSVPSERVATQKVLSVIGECLDHFGPGCVGVQKILNARCPLVRFSHQASGFQCDLTTNNRIALKSSELLYIYGALDSRVRAMVFSIRCWARAHSLTSSIPGSWITNFSLTMMVIFFLQRRSPPILPTLDYLKTLADAEDKCIIEGHNCTFIRDLNRIKPSGNTETLESLLKEFFEYFGNFAFNKNSINIRQGREQNKPESSPLHIQNPFETSLNISKNVSQSQLQKFVDLARESAWILSQEDKDRPSPSSNQPWGLAALLLPSVVNSVSLAKKKRKKPASERIKNLLESIKSSSPENDTNTNGKRTVSTQA; encoded by the exons ATGGCCGCCCGCCGCGTGGGGATGTTGGCCCGTTTACTCCTCTGTGCCCAGAGAAGTCAAGTCTTGCGTCCCACCCACAGGCTTCTCAGTTGCCCAGGAACGGTGGCCGCAGACGTTAAGAGAGAAGAGCAGTCTTCAAGGAGTGTGGAGACAG ACTCTGAAGGCAGGACTCCCAAAAAGAAATTCTCTGAGTTGCAGAAAGAAAGACGCGAACAGGCACAGCGAACTGTTTTAATACATTGcccaaataaaatcagtgaaaaaaaatttctgaaatatttatccCAACATGGACCTATTAATAATCATTTCTTCTATGAGAGCTTT GGTCTTTATGCTGTTGTAGAATTTTGTCAGAAGGAAAGTGTTACTTCACTACAGAATATAACTCGTACTCCGAGTATGGACACAGAGGCTGCAATTCCATTCAAGTCACGTTTCTtcaatttaaagatgaaaaatccATCAAGTCAGACTTCAGAACAGTCCTGTATACAATGCAGTAATCATTCCCCTCCTTCAAGCAAGAAGCTTTCTGAATTACTTTGTTATGCAGAAAGT ATAGATGATCAGCTGAATACTCTGCTGAAGGAGTTCCAGTTAACAGAGGAGGACATTAAACTACGATATCTCACCTGTTCTCTTATTGAAGACATAGCAGCTGCATATTTTCTGGACTGTACAGTGAGACCCTTTGGGTCCTCAGTCAACAGTTTTGGGAAATTAGGATGTGATTTGGACATGTTTTTGGATCTAGATGAAATTGGAAAACTTAACACCAACAAg ACCTCAGGAAATTTTCTAATGGAATTTCAAGTGAAAAGTGTTCCTTCAGAAAGAGTTGCAACTCAGAAGGTCCTGTCTGTCATAGGAGAATGCCTTGACCACTTTGGCCCTGGCTGTGTGGGTGTACAAAAAATCTTAAATGCTCGATGTCCTCTTGTGAGGTTCTCACACCAGGCCTCTGGATTTCAGTGTGATTTGACTACTAACAATAG gaTTGCCTTGAAAAGTTCTGAACTGCTTTATATATATGGTGCTCTCGATTCAAGAGTGAGAGCCATGGTGTTCAGTATTCGATGTTGGGCTCGAGCACATTCATTAACAAGTAGTATTCCTGGTTCTTGGATTACAAATTTCTCTCTTACAATGATGGTCATCTTTTTTCTCCAGAGGAGATCACCCCCTATTCTTCCAACACTTGACTACCTAAAAACCCTAGCAG ATGCAGAAGATAAATGTATAATAGAAGGCCACAACTGTACATTTATTCGTGATTTGAATAGAATTAAACCTTCAGGAAACACAGAAACACTAG aatCACTACTCAAAGAATTTTTTGAGTATTTTGGCAATTTCGCTTTCAATAAAAATTCCATAAATATTCGAcag GGAAGGGAACAAAACAAACCTGAATCATCTCCACTGCACATTCAGAATCCTTTTGAAACTTCTCTCAACATCAGCAAAAATGTAAGTCAAAGCCAGCTACAAAAATTTGTAGATCTGGCCAGAGAAAGTGCCTGGATTTTAAGTCAGGAAGATAAAGATCGCCCTTCCCCATCAAGTAATCAGCCCTGGGGGTTGGCAGCCCTGCTGCTCCCTTCCGTGGTAAATAGTGTGTCTCTTgccaagaagaaaaggaagaagcctgcaagtgaaagaattaaaaatttgcTGGAATCCATCAAAAGTAGCAGTCCAGAAAATGATACAAATACCAATGGGAAAAGAACAGTCAGTACTCAGGCATAA